Proteins from a genomic interval of Salvelinus sp. IW2-2015 linkage group LG14, ASM291031v2, whole genome shotgun sequence:
- the LOC139028632 gene encoding cell death regulator Aven-like isoform X2, producing MDKDLDQLLSLQSSVSEPSASQTGTLVEVPNKPLEEREELVQVEEREECSEEEREELVPEEEDKKQETQQAKEEIQKKEVVTEEDLEDWLDSMIS from the exons ATGGATAAAGATTTGGACCAGCTGCTCAGTCTACAGAGCTCAGTCTCAGAACCTTCCGCGTCCCAAACTGGCACGCTTGTGGAGGTTCCGAATAAAC cattagaggagagggaggagcttgTTCAggttgaggagagggaggagtgttcagaggaggagagggaggagctagTTCCAGAGGAGGAGGATAAGAAGCAGGAGACACAGCAGGCAAAGGAGGAGATTCAGAAGAAGGAGGTGGTGACAGAGGAGGACCTGGAAGACTGGCTGGACAGCATGATCTCCTGA
- the LOC139028633 gene encoding uncharacterized protein, giving the protein MTMAPKQNSVALGLFKLTVPGVPAAQKGLTPSLGVSCAVSTAPGTVPLGSSAAKTPVVDDMDKDLDQLLSLQSSVSEPSAFQTGTLVEVPNKPALEEREELVPEEEREELVPEEEREELVPEEEREELVPEEEDKKQETQQAKEEIQKKEVVTEEDLEDWLDSMIS; this is encoded by the exons ATGACCATGGCACCCAAACAGAACTCTGTAGCGCTGGGTCTGTTTAAGCTTACTGTCCCAGGAGTCCCAGCAGCTCAGAAAGGCCTTACTCCAAGCCTGGGCGTTTCCTGTGCTGTGAGCACAGCCCCAGGCACTGTTCCTCTGGGCTCCTCAGCTGCCAAGACCCCTGTGGTGGATGACATGGATAAAGATTTGGACCAGCTGCTCAGTCTACAGAGCTCAGTCTCAGAACCTTCAGCGTTCCAAACTGGCACGCTTGTGGAGGTTCCGAATAAAC CAGcattagaggagagggaggagcttgttccagaggaggagagggaggagctagttccagaggaggagagggaggagctagttccagaggaggagagggaggagctagTTCCAGAGGAGGAGGATAAGAAGCAGGAGACACAGCAGGCCAAGGAGGAGATTCAGAAGAAGGAGGTGGTGACAGAGGAGGACCTGGAAGACTGGCTGGACAGCATGATCTCCTGA
- the LOC139028632 gene encoding cell death regulator Aven-like isoform X1, with protein sequence MDKDLDQLLSLQSSVSEPSASQTGTLVEVPNKPALEEREELVQVEEREECSEEEREELVPEEEDKKQETQQAKEEIQKKEVVTEEDLEDWLDSMIS encoded by the exons ATGGATAAAGATTTGGACCAGCTGCTCAGTCTACAGAGCTCAGTCTCAGAACCTTCCGCGTCCCAAACTGGCACGCTTGTGGAGGTTCCGAATAAAC CAGcattagaggagagggaggagcttgTTCAggttgaggagagggaggagtgttcagaggaggagagggaggagctagTTCCAGAGGAGGAGGATAAGAAGCAGGAGACACAGCAGGCAAAGGAGGAGATTCAGAAGAAGGAGGTGGTGACAGAGGAGGACCTGGAAGACTGGCTGGACAGCATGATCTCCTGA